A genomic segment from Bradyrhizobium sp. ISRA430 encodes:
- a CDS encoding antibiotic biosynthesis monooxygenase, with amino-acid sequence MYAAIRQAKAKSGSAEELARRIKDGAVPIISDVDGFRAYYVVYAGDDTVTAISIFDKFEQAEEANRRAIAWIEKELGSLLAGHASAAAGPVIVHTLA; translated from the coding sequence ATGTATGCCGCCATCCGTCAGGCCAAGGCGAAAAGCGGGAGTGCGGAAGAGCTGGCACGCCGCATCAAGGACGGCGCCGTTCCGATCATCAGCGACGTCGACGGTTTTCGTGCCTATTACGTCGTCTATGCCGGCGACGACACCGTCACCGCGATCTCGATCTTCGACAAGTTCGAGCAGGCGGAGGAGGCCAACCGGCGCGCGATCGCCTGGATCGAGAAGGAGCTCGGCTCGCTGCTCGCCGGGCACGCGAGCGCGGCCGCGGGGCCGGTGATCGTGCATACGCTGGCGTAG
- a CDS encoding septal ring lytic transglycosylase RlpA family protein, giving the protein MVFRLSAAICGAVMTLAISPVAMARSDTVALARSDSGAVRPDTLDGAASGPAIVGAASMYNPFRPGYREGGPNTASGERYDPSAWAAAIKTDLRKKFGGVQYGARPKYALVEGAGKKVIVKINDVGPLTPGRIIDLNERTMRHFDPSLQLGVIANVKVTPLSGDGWTPGPIGST; this is encoded by the coding sequence ATCGTGTTTCGCTTGAGCGCCGCAATCTGCGGCGCTGTAATGACGCTTGCCATTTCACCTGTTGCCATGGCTCGAAGTGATACTGTTGCCCTGGCTCGAAGTGATAGCGGTGCGGTTCGTCCAGATACCCTCGATGGCGCCGCTTCTGGGCCCGCGATTGTCGGCGCAGCATCCATGTACAACCCGTTCCGGCCCGGATATCGGGAGGGCGGCCCGAATACAGCATCCGGGGAGCGCTATGATCCATCCGCATGGGCGGCTGCCATCAAAACCGATTTGCGCAAGAAGTTTGGCGGGGTTCAATATGGCGCGAGGCCGAAATATGCCCTCGTTGAGGGTGCAGGCAAGAAGGTCATCGTCAAAATAAATGATGTAGGGCCTCTCACGCCTGGTCGCATCATTGATCTGAATGAGCGGACGATGCGCCATTTCGATCCAAGCCTGCAACTGGGAGTCATTGCTAACGTCAAGGTTACGCCACTGTCAGGCGACGGCTGGACACCCGGACCAATCGGCTCGACCTGA
- a CDS encoding isocitrate lyase — protein MNFQPRGITQGPASYRSEIEAAQALLDIQPTWNGVTAEAVARMRLQNRFKTGLDVARYTAALMRADMAAYDGDPTKYTQSLGCWHGFIAQQKLISVKKHFGTTDRRYLYLSGWMIAALRSEFGPLPDQSMHEKTSVPALIEELYTFLRQADSRELNDIFRALDAARKEGDKAKEKALIEKIDNFQTHVVPVIADIDAGFGNAEATYLLAKKMIEAGACALQIENQVSDEKQCGHQDGKVTVPHEVFLAKIRACRHAFLELGVEDGIIVTRTDSLGAGLTQQIAVSHKPGDIGDQYNSFLDCEEVTAATARNGDVIINQNGKMMRPKRLPSNLYQFRPGTGEDRCVLDCITSLQNGADLLWIETEKPHIEQIAKMVDRIRKVIPNAKLAYNNSPSFNWTLNFRWQVYDAMKEAGKDVSKYNRAELMKAEYDDTPLAKEADERIRTFQADSAKRAGIFHHLITLPTYHTAALSTDNLAREYFGEQGMLGYVKNVQRAEIRQGIACVKHQNMAGSDIGDDHKEYFAGEAALKAGGVHNTMNQFG, from the coding sequence ATGAACTTCCAACCGCGCGGAATCACCCAGGGCCCGGCTTCGTATCGGAGCGAGATCGAGGCGGCTCAGGCGCTCCTCGACATCCAGCCGACCTGGAACGGGGTGACGGCCGAGGCCGTCGCGCGCATGCGCCTGCAGAACCGCTTCAAGACCGGCCTCGACGTCGCCCGCTACACCGCGGCGCTGATGCGCGCCGACATGGCCGCCTATGACGGCGACCCCACCAAGTACACGCAGTCGCTCGGTTGCTGGCATGGCTTCATCGCCCAGCAGAAGCTGATCTCGGTGAAGAAGCACTTCGGCACGACCGATCGCCGCTATCTGTACCTCTCTGGTTGGATGATCGCCGCGCTGCGCTCCGAGTTCGGGCCGCTGCCGGATCAGTCGATGCACGAGAAGACCTCGGTGCCGGCCCTGATCGAGGAGCTCTACACCTTCCTGCGTCAGGCGGACTCCCGCGAGCTCAACGACATCTTCCGCGCGCTCGATGCCGCCCGCAAGGAAGGCGACAAGGCGAAGGAAAAGGCGCTGATCGAGAAGATCGACAATTTCCAGACGCACGTCGTGCCCGTGATCGCCGACATCGACGCCGGCTTCGGCAACGCAGAGGCGACCTACCTGCTCGCCAAGAAGATGATCGAGGCGGGTGCCTGCGCGCTGCAGATCGAAAACCAGGTCTCCGACGAGAAGCAGTGCGGGCACCAGGACGGCAAGGTGACCGTGCCGCACGAGGTCTTCCTGGCGAAGATCCGCGCCTGCCGCCACGCGTTCCTCGAGCTCGGCGTCGAAGACGGCATCATCGTGACCCGCACCGACTCGCTCGGCGCCGGCCTCACGCAGCAGATCGCCGTGAGCCACAAGCCCGGCGACATCGGCGATCAGTACAACAGCTTCCTGGATTGCGAGGAAGTGACGGCCGCGACCGCCCGGAACGGCGACGTCATCATCAACCAGAACGGCAAGATGATGCGTCCGAAGCGACTGCCCTCCAACCTCTACCAGTTCCGCCCCGGCACCGGTGAGGACCGCTGCGTGCTCGACTGCATCACTTCGCTGCAGAACGGCGCCGACCTGTTGTGGATCGAGACCGAGAAGCCGCATATCGAGCAGATCGCCAAGATGGTCGATCGCATCCGCAAGGTGATCCCGAACGCGAAGCTGGCCTACAACAACTCGCCGTCCTTCAACTGGACGCTCAACTTCCGTTGGCAGGTCTATGATGCGATGAAGGAAGCCGGCAAGGATGTCAGCAAGTACAACCGTGCTGAGCTGATGAAGGCGGAATATGACGACACGCCGCTGGCGAAGGAAGCCGACGAGCGGATCCGGACCTTCCAGGCCGACTCCGCCAAGCGTGCCGGCATCTTCCACCATCTGATCACGTTGCCGACCTATCACACGGCAGCCCTCTCGACCGATAATCTGGCGAGGGAGTACTTCGGCGAGCAGGGCATGCTCGGCTATGTGAAGAACGTCCAGCGCGCCGAGATCCGTCAGGGCATCGCCTGCGTGAAGCATCAGAACATGGCGGGCTCCGACATCGGTGACGACCACAAGGAGTACTTCGCCGGCGAGGCTGCCCTGAAGGCGGGCGGCGTCCACAACACGATGAACCAGTTCGGCTAA
- the htpX gene encoding zinc metalloprotease HtpX, with product MNYLRTAILLAGLTALFMGVGYLIGGASGAMIALVIAAATNLFTYWNSDRMVLSMYGAHEVDRASAPDLVGLVAELAGRAGLPMPRVFVMDEPQPNAFATGRNPENAAVAVTTGLMHQLSREELAGVIAHELAHIKHHDTLLMTITATIAGAISMLAQFGMFFGGHRDNNSGPGIVGSIVMMILAPLGAMLVQMAISRTREYAADNLGGRIVGQPMWLASALVKIENAAHQVPNVEAERNPATAHMFIINPLSGHGMDNLFTTHPSTQNRIAALQQLAAELGAHGAPSVGANENYPPRGPWGRSSSRGPWG from the coding sequence ATGAACTATCTTCGCACCGCAATTCTTCTCGCAGGCCTCACCGCCCTGTTCATGGGCGTCGGCTATCTCATCGGTGGCGCCTCCGGCGCCATGATCGCGCTCGTCATCGCGGCGGCAACCAATCTCTTCACCTACTGGAACTCCGACCGCATGGTGCTCAGCATGTATGGTGCCCATGAGGTCGACCGCGCCAGCGCCCCCGACCTCGTCGGCCTGGTTGCCGAGCTCGCGGGCCGTGCCGGCCTGCCGATGCCGCGCGTGTTCGTGATGGACGAGCCGCAGCCCAACGCGTTTGCGACGGGGCGCAATCCCGAGAACGCCGCGGTTGCCGTCACCACCGGTCTGATGCACCAGCTCAGCCGCGAGGAGCTCGCCGGCGTGATCGCGCACGAGCTCGCGCACATCAAGCATCACGACACGCTGTTGATGACGATTACCGCGACCATCGCCGGCGCCATCTCGATGCTGGCGCAGTTCGGCATGTTCTTCGGCGGCCATCGCGACAACAACAGCGGTCCCGGCATCGTCGGCTCGATCGTGATGATGATCCTGGCGCCGCTCGGCGCCATGCTGGTGCAGATGGCGATCAGCCGTACCCGCGAATACGCCGCCGACAATCTCGGCGGGCGTATCGTCGGCCAGCCGATGTGGCTCGCATCCGCACTGGTCAAGATCGAGAACGCCGCGCATCAGGTCCCGAACGTCGAGGCCGAGCGCAACCCGGCGACCGCGCACATGTTCATCATCAACCCGCTGTCGGGCCACGGTATGGACAATCTCTTCACCACCCATCCTTCGACGCAGAACCGCATCGCGGCGCTCCAGCAGCTTGCCGCCGAGCTCGGCGCGCATGGGGCGCCGTCCGTCGGCGCCAACGAAAACTATCCGCCGCGCGGCCCCTGGGGCCGCTCGTCCTCGCGCGGGCCTTGGGGCTGA
- a CDS encoding SgcJ/EcaC family oxidoreductase: MIVRSIALIISFIISLNAPALAQKTEIEAINAKWIEFFNKGDFSGIASLYSTDATAFPPGSPIVHGRAAIEAMWKSMAEQVGDPKLTSVDVRPLGPAAAREIGTFVLKTKGPIPQEVTGKYVVVWEKIGDEWKLATDIWNDGK, translated from the coding sequence ATGATCGTGCGCAGCATAGCATTGATAATTTCATTCATAATCTCGTTGAACGCGCCGGCTTTGGCCCAGAAGACTGAGATTGAAGCGATCAACGCGAAATGGATTGAATTCTTTAATAAGGGTGACTTCTCTGGGATTGCGTCACTCTACAGCACTGATGCGACCGCATTCCCGCCCGGTTCTCCGATCGTGCACGGCCGAGCTGCTATCGAGGCAATGTGGAAGAGCATGGCTGAACAGGTTGGCGATCCGAAGCTCACATCGGTCGATGTCAGGCCACTTGGCCCTGCCGCAGCACGCGAGATCGGCACGTTCGTCCTGAAGACCAAGGGACCGATACCGCAGGAAGTGACCGGAAAGTATGTCGTTGTTTGGGAGAAGATCGGAGATGAGTGGAAGCTCGCTACCGACATATGGAACGACGGCAAGTAG
- a CDS encoding tetratricopeptide repeat protein encodes MTRAAVPVLIVLGILVGLSTHMVVNCGDEDDPDICSAVIGFSPFRGSLIAFAYEGRGRISLRHADWRRAIADFDEAIRLNPNRASLYRDRGLAHRHDGALGLAIADFDEAIALDPKHAAAYRERGLALAADGDLDRAILSYTTAMRLAPSDPEVRLDRGLAYLARGQVDDARADFKAALTLPAGKDDRARQIARARLAELSSAEPTRRGVEKDSRAALDAAPSPLVGGSRR; translated from the coding sequence ATGACCAGAGCAGCGGTGCCAGTGTTGATTGTCCTGGGCATCCTTGTCGGCCTGTCCACGCACATGGTCGTCAATTGCGGTGACGAGGATGATCCGGACATCTGCTCGGCCGTGATCGGCTTCAGCCCGTTCCGCGGGTCGCTCATCGCCTTCGCCTATGAGGGGCGGGGGCGGATTTCGCTGCGTCATGCTGACTGGCGACGGGCGATCGCCGATTTCGACGAGGCCATCCGCCTCAACCCCAACCGCGCCTCGCTCTATCGCGACCGCGGCCTTGCCCATCGGCACGACGGTGCGCTGGGGCTCGCGATTGCCGACTTCGACGAAGCGATCGCGCTCGACCCGAAACATGCCGCAGCCTATCGCGAACGCGGCCTCGCGCTCGCTGCCGATGGCGATCTCGACCGCGCCATCCTGAGCTACACCACCGCCATGCGTCTTGCGCCATCCGACCCGGAGGTCCGGCTCGACCGTGGTCTCGCCTATCTCGCGCGCGGACAGGTCGACGATGCCCGTGCCGATTTCAAGGCCGCGCTGACGCTGCCGGCCGGCAAGGACGATCGCGCCCGCCAGATCGCACGCGCGCGCCTCGCCGAACTGTCGAGTGCCGAGCCCACGCGCCGCGGCGTTGAGAAGGATTCTAGAGCAGCGCTTGATGCTGCACCCTCTCCCCTTGTGGGTGGCTCGCGGCGATAG
- a CDS encoding short-chain fatty acyl-CoA regulator family protein — MAVDSGKKLFVGPRFRRIRQQLGLSQTQIAEGLGISPSYINLIERNQRPVTAQILLRLAETYDLDLRDLATADEDRFFAELNEIFSDPLFRQIDVPKQELRDLAELCPGVTHALQRLYAAYAEARQGETLAAAQMADRDVGTRFEANPVERVRELIEANRNYFPELEQAAESLRDELNVPAEGLYAALAARLREKHSIQTRIMPVDVMRETLRRFDRHRRQLLISELVDPPGRAFQLAFQLGLGECAQQLEAIIGRAGPLDDAPRRLFRITLANYFAASVMMPYPAFLAAAEALNYDIHVLAQRFNAGFEQVCHRLTTLQRPNARGIPFFLLRVDNAGNVSKRFSSGTFPFSKFGGTCPLWNVHSTFDTPDRLLKQVIELPDGTRYFSIAQMVRRPVAPHPLPQPRFAIGLGCEMRHAARLVYAAGMDLEKVEGTPIGVNCRLCERENCAQRAEPPITRTLILDETTRRVSSFAFSNAREL; from the coding sequence ATGGCCGTCGATTCCGGGAAGAAATTGTTCGTCGGCCCGCGCTTCCGGCGGATCCGGCAGCAATTGGGGCTGTCGCAGACCCAGATCGCCGAGGGGCTCGGAATCTCGCCGAGCTACATCAACCTGATCGAGCGCAATCAGCGCCCGGTAACCGCGCAGATCCTGCTGCGGCTTGCCGAGACCTACGACCTCGACTTGCGCGATCTCGCCACCGCCGATGAGGACCGTTTCTTCGCCGAGCTGAACGAAATCTTCTCCGATCCCCTGTTCCGTCAGATCGACGTGCCCAAGCAGGAGCTGCGCGACCTCGCCGAGCTCTGCCCCGGCGTGACCCACGCGCTGCAGCGGCTCTACGCCGCCTACGCCGAAGCGCGCCAGGGCGAGACCCTGGCCGCAGCGCAGATGGCGGACCGCGATGTCGGCACGCGCTTTGAAGCCAATCCGGTCGAGCGCGTGCGGGAATTGATCGAAGCCAACCGCAACTATTTCCCGGAGCTCGAGCAGGCCGCGGAAAGCCTGCGCGACGAACTGAACGTGCCGGCGGAGGGGCTCTATGCCGCGCTCGCCGCGCGGTTGCGCGAAAAGCATTCGATCCAGACTCGGATCATGCCGGTCGACGTGATGCGCGAGACCTTGCGGCGCTTCGACCGCCATCGCCGCCAGCTCCTGATCTCGGAGCTGGTCGATCCGCCCGGCCGTGCGTTCCAGCTTGCCTTCCAGCTCGGGCTCGGCGAATGCGCGCAGCAACTCGAGGCCATCATCGGTCGCGCCGGCCCGCTCGACGACGCGCCGCGGCGCCTGTTCCGCATCACGCTCGCCAATTATTTCGCAGCCAGCGTGATGATGCCCTACCCGGCGTTCCTGGCGGCGGCCGAGGCGTTGAACTACGACATCCACGTGCTGGCGCAGCGCTTCAATGCCGGCTTCGAGCAGGTCTGCCATCGCCTCACCACCTTGCAGCGGCCGAACGCGCGCGGCATTCCGTTCTTCCTGCTCCGCGTCGACAATGCCGGCAACGTGTCGAAGCGCTTCTCCTCCGGCACCTTCCCGTTCTCGAAGTTCGGCGGCACCTGCCCCTTATGGAACGTGCATTCGACCTTCGACACACCCGATCGGCTGCTGAAACAGGTGATCGAGCTGCCCGACGGCACGCGCTATTTCTCGATCGCGCAGATGGTCCGGCGGCCGGTGGCGCCGCATCCGCTGCCGCAGCCGCGCTTTGCCATCGGCCTCGGATGTGAGATGCGTCACGCCGCGCGGCTCGTCTATGCCGCCGGCATGGATCTGGAGAAGGTCGAGGGCACGCCGATCGGCGTCAACTGCCGTCTCTGCGAACGCGAGAACTGCGCCCAGCGCGCCGAGCCGCCGATCACGCGCACGCTGATCCTGGACGAGACGACGCGGCGGGTGAGCTCGTTCGCGTTCTCGAACGCGCGGGAGTTGTGA